From the uncultured Methanomethylovorans sp. genome, the window ACTCTCAGGTACTGCCTGGATGGGACCATGTCTACCTATTTCTGTATATACTCGGCTATTTGTTTAAGATTCTCTGATGGTTTGAATACAGTGTAGAACATAATCATTCATATGTGCAACTAATCATCATCATTTTTTGTTGTTATTCGAATAACAACAAAATCATATTTTTTTAAAAAACTATAAATATAAGTCTTTTCTATAAGGCGTATATTCTTACAATAAGCTGATACAGTTGAGAGGGATTATTATAAAAGGCATATTTGAAAAACTTGGAGTCTTCATAGAAGATAACTCGGTGGCTATTGCACTTATTGCACTTCTTTTAATAATCCTCTCTCTGCAGGGTGCTCAGCTAATTGAAATGAAATCAGGAACAGATACTTTTGTTGAAAAAACATCGAAGCTCTACCAGGATTTTGACCATCTTTATCTAAATCTCTTCAGTACCCAGTCAATAGTTGTGATGGTTGAGGGTAAAGATATCACAAATCCGGAACTTCTTAAAGCCCTGGACAGGGCCCAGCTTTCAGCTGCTGCCATCCCCGGTGTAATTGAAGTAACTTCTCCTTCCACTGTAATAAAAGAAGTTAACTATGAAATGACCGGGAATGCAGAAATACCGGATGATGAAGCAACGATAAAGGGCATGGTGTCTTCATACATGCCTTCTGCTCTTATGCCGGATGATACTCATGCTTTCATGTCAGTGGTAATAGAAGGAACTACTACAGATCAGATGCAGGAAGAAATATTGAAACAGACAGAGTCATCTGTTGCATTCGCCGTGTTCCCTCCTGATTACAATGTTATAGTTACAGGCGATCCAGCTTTTAATGTCGCACTTAACTACGAGATGAACTCAAGCATGGGACCATTGCTTGGTATAGCAGCTTTGCTCATGATGGTAGTACTTTACGTAGTATTCAAGCATGTAAGATGGAGATTGCTTCCGTTACCTATTGTGCTTTTAGGTATCATATTAACTTTCGGTGCAATGGGTTTTCTGAACATACCTATGACAATGGTATCCATGGCCGCTTTTCCTGTGCTGATTGGACTTGGGATCGACTATGCTATCCAGTTCCATAACCGCATAGAGGAAGAACTTGCAAAAGGAGAAGATGCTGCAGAGGCCGTGGTACAAACTATAAAGCACATTGGGCCAGCTGTACTGATAGCTCTGATCATCACAGCTCTGGGTTTCTTTTCTCTTTTCACATCAGCAGTGCCTATGATCCAGGATTTTGGAAAACTTCTGCTTATAGGAATTATAATGTGTTTTTTTGTTTCTCTTTTTGTAGGTGTTACAGTGATCTATACTCTACACCGGCTAGAGGATAGAAAGAAATTGAAAAAAGGAATAGCCGGTAAAAAGAATGACCACCCCGACAACACCACACAACCTGATATTTTAGATCGCTTGATTGGGAAGATGACTGCTTTCACGCTAAAATATCCATGGATTATCTTAATTATTGCAAGCTTGTCCTGTCTTGGGGGCATGTACGTGGATTCCATGGTTCCTGTGCAGACAGATGTCCAGACTTTTGTTCCGCAGGACATGTCTGCTTTATTGGACCTCAAACATCTTGGCAGCATACTTGGTGGTACCGATCAGCTTAATCTCGTGATAAAAACAGACGATAATGCCGACCCAGATCTACTTAAATGGATCGATGAGTTCTCAGAGCACGAAGTTGCAGGCAGATCCCACATATACGGGTCCAGCAGTATTGTGCCTCTTGTAAAAGAGATGAATGGCGGTGAGATCCCGGACACTGCTGAAGAAGTAAAGCATCTATATACACAGATGTCAGATAGCCAGAAAGAACGGTATCTCCATGGCGGGAATATAATGGTGCTAAATCTAAACATAGGGAACGCCATGGGTGAATTGGGACTAGAAGGCATATCTGACCTCTCTGATACGGTTGAAGAAGATATTAAATGGTTTGTCCCTCCTCCAGGCAGCACTGTTACGATTACCGGGAATTCAGTAGTATTCTTCGAGGTTATCGGCGCACTTACTTCAGGTCGCATGTTGATGACTATGCTTGGTATAGTCCTGGTGTTCATAGGACTGCTGGTAATTTATAGAGACCACCTGAAAGCCCTGACTCCGATCATCACAATGCTAATCGTCGTAGGATGGTCTGGAGGCGTCATGTATTATGCAGGCCTTGAATACACTCCTATGACAGCAACTCTTGGTGCACTTATTCTTGGAGTAGGCTCCGAATATGCTATCCTTATGATGGAAAGATATTTTGAAGAAAAAGACAAAGGAGCCACACCTGATGAGGCTATGCATGAGGCAAGCATCAAAATGGGGAAGGCTATCATTAGTTCAGGACTTACTACGGTCTTTGGTTTTGCTGCATTGATCGCTTCTCCTTTTACTATGACCAGCAATTTTGGTTTCATTACAGTTATTGATGTCACGCTGGCATTGTTCGCTACATTTGTAGTATTCCCTCCTGTATTAGTTTTATTGGACAAGCATAGGGAACAGAGGATCTCGAAGAAAAAAATGAAAACCATGAATACTAACCATGCCAAGGCAACGGAGGTTAGCTCCATATGAAAAGTACATTAGGAATAAAAATTATCACAAATTTCACTCTCATTCTGACAGTTATGGTTGTGATTAGTATGCTTTCAGTTTTGGAAGTATACCCAGCTTCTGCAAAGGAGTTCTTGCCAGCTACATATGAGCAGACGACCAACTTTTACACAAGTTACGGGGAACCGGATCTTTATGCTTCAGTTCTTGGAGATACTGAGCTCAAAAGAGGGGAAACGAAAGATATAAAGATCGTAATTTCCAATCGAGGAGTACTCTATGGTGCAAAGAGTGCGCAGGGTGTCGGTACTTCTGAAACAAAACAGGCGCTTGCCATGAAAGAACTGGAATATGAATCCCTTCGTACCGTTGCTTATGGTGTGAAAGCTACCCTGTTAACCAATTCTGAATATATAGATGTAGATCCAACCACGAACAGCCAGATTTTGGAAGAAGTATTTCCGGGACAATTACCTGATGATCCTCTGGTATTTACCTTGACGGTCTCGGACAAAGCGCCTGCTGGAGTGTATATGCTAGTTCTGCCTCTTGCATATGAATATCAAAAGGATGTAAGAATGACCGCGGGGAGTACAGCTGTCCAGGGTATGCCTTCAAAGGATCATGAAACTTATTACCAGGCTGCCAATAAGACCCTGATTATTCCAATGATCATAGAACCTGAACCCAGATTAGAGGTCACTGGGGTATCGGGCCAGCTTTCAGCAGGTGGCATGAGTACCATAAATGTCACCTACACAAACACAGGTGAACTCCCAGCTACAGATGCTGCTGCCAGGATCGTTGCTATGAAACCACTTTCTTGTGACAAGTCTATGCAACCTCTTGGTACTATTGAGCCAGGCTCAAGCAAAACTGCATCATTTGTGATAGCTTCAGAACTTGCAGCCGTGGCAAAGACATATGGACTGGACAGTGAAATCAAATACATCGATACAGACGGTGAGATTGCATATTCAAGCAGTATGAAAGTGGATGTTCTGGTCACACCTGCTGAAGAGAAATTGAACATTACCGGCATTGCAATTGTCGGAATCATCATTACATTGATAGTGATAGTATCTAAGAACATATTGAGGAGCATGAACCAAAAGAACAGAGGGATAGAATGAATAGCCTGAAAAATGTGACTAATGTACTAGCATTTTTAATTCTGGTAATTTCTATTACAACACCTGCATATGCACAGTTACCGGAATTCTTCAATTTTGATGACAATTACTATGTAGTCTACGGAGGACCAAATGTAACTGCGACCTTGATCGGCGATAATGAGTATTCTCGTGGAGACACAGTAACAATAGACCTAAATCTTATGAACAAAGGCGTTGTCAGTGGCTTTAAGGATGAAGCTGATAAAGACGATCTTGATGAGCTTGAGCAGAAATTGCAGATGACAGAGATGAATTATGAGGCACAGAGAACAACTGCTATTGGTATTGTAGCAATCCTCAACTCTTCAAATCCATACGTAACTGTCAAATCCGGGCCACAGGAAGCTGGATCTCTTTCCTCTGGGCAGCAAACTGAAAATCCTGTTGAGTTCAACATTGAGATATCCAAAAATGCTCCAGCTGGTACTTATCCCTTGAACCTGCAACTGTATTATGGATATCAACAGGATGTGCAGATCAATGGTGATGACGAAACAGATCTGGGTATCACCAATATGGAAGTCGGGCTTTGGTATTCTGTGGGTCAACAGAACCAGACGATCAACATAAAGGTAGATAACGAAGCTGATTTTGAAGTGGTCAATGCTACAGGTGCGCTATATGCAAATTCAGATGGAATGTTACATGTCACCTATAAGAACACAGGTGAGATAACAGCAAAAGACGCTACAGTCAGAATAAGTCCTGATGATCCATTCAGTACTACAGATGATCAGGCTTTTTTGGGAACATTGGAACCCGGACAAACAGCAGATGCTATATTTAAGCTGAAGGTAGATGAAATAGCAGTTGCCAAAGCTTACTCCATCAACAGTGAGATCAAATATGAGGATGAGGATGGGCACAGCCAGATATCAGATACCATTAAGATAAAGACAGAAACTTTGCCTGCAAGATCTTTTGGTGAGTCATTGTCAGCTTACACAGGATTGTTTGCGATCATTTCAATAGTGATCGTTGTTACAGGTGGATTTTTCATCTACAAGAAACAGAAAAAAGGATAGATGGGTAAAGAATAAAACCCTCTCTCCTTAATTAACAGGATAATAGGTTCATGTCTTCACTTATTGATTCTCTTAGAAACTTAGGGTTTACTGAATATGAGGCAAAGGTCTTTGTGGCATTGACCAGGTATGGGAGTGGTACTGCTACAGACCTTCATATGTTCTCAGGCATACCAAGGCCTGCTGTATACGGAGTTCTAAGAAAGCTTGCTGAACGTGGTCTTATTGAAGTGCAGCATACAAAACCCATGAGATACAAATGCATCTGCCCTCAGAAAACCATTGAAAAGATCAAAACGGATTTTGAGCAGGAAACGGAATCAGCTCTTGAAAAACTTGAAGAGGTCTACTCAAGTAAGGACAATGAAATTCAGGAAGAAGTTGTCTGGACCATAAACGGCCTGAAAAATGTAACTGACAGGATAATCCAGGTTATTTGCAATGCAAAATCTGAAATCATAGCAGAAACTCCTCATCCTGGTTTCAAGGATCTTGAGAATGTGTACTTGTTAATAGAAAAACACCATAAGGAACTTGCTGAGGTGTTCAATCGTAAGATAAGCGAAGGTGTTAAAGTGCGTATAATCGCTTATTCCTCGGAGGAATTAGGGGACATAGCAAAACAAATTCCCGGTGCCGAACTTAGATTGTATGCCATAAAGGATGAACAATTTAGGAAAGGGGGAGCTATTTTAGTCGATAGCTCTGAGGTGCTGATAGACCTCAGAAAAGATGCAGGTGTAAAAGAAGAACTTACAGCTATATGGTCTAATGGACGAGAGTTCGTTTTCTTTGTGAAGCACTTACTTGAAGCCGAGTGGGAAGCTGCCCATACCAATTTGAACTAAAAAAGGAATAATTAGCTCAGAGCAGCCTTTTACCTGCATCGGAGCCTGACTTGCATTCGTAAACTTCAGTGATCTTCATTACCACAAGGCTTCTGGCAGGGAATCTGTCTCCCATGGACTTTACCATCTTGTACATTTTTTCGTAATCTTCACCACTAGTTTTGATTTCGATGGGTCCTTTTATCTGGAAACAACCTTGGGTTTCGGGTCCCCATACATACAGGGCCACTATGGGATTTGCCCTGAGGTTTTCAAGTGTTTTCAGGAAAAAGTTATCGGCTATCCAGACCGTTTCATCGTCATCCTGCAATTTACAGAAACCTATGGGTATAACATTAGGAATGCCATCCTTTGAAGCCGTCGCCAGCGGGAATATCCGCATTTTGGGGAATGCATCTTTCATCTCTGAATTGAGTTTTACCATGGTATCACCTGCTTGATAGCAAGCTTACCATGTTAGCATAGTATAAAAGATAAATCTCTAGTGCCATTTTCATTCCATCCAGTGCATATAAATACTACTTTTACTTTATGTAAAGCAAACATTACATTAAGTAAGATACTATTTACATAATGTAGTCAAAAATAAACATGAGGTTCAATATGAAAAAGGAACAATTTAGAGTCATCTCACTTGTGACTGTAGTATCTGTCGGAGCGATAATCGGATTTGCATCTTCCATAGGAAATCCGATACTTGCAGGAGGGGGTATGTTTGCGGGCATGGCTGTCCTATATCTTGCCAAACGAACAGTAAAAGGAGTTGTGGAAGATGAGATGAACTTTCATATCAATCATCTGGCTTCTGCGCTGACCCTTAAACTAGTTACCATCTGTTTTGCCACAGTCGGTGCTATCCTTATAGCAATGAGGAATACATATCCTCAGTATATGGACCTTGGCTTTTTCCTTGCCTACACAAGCTGTATTATTATAATGCTTTATGCAATCTTTTACTCGTACTACAATAGGAAATACGAGGCATAGAATGAAGAACAGAATTAAGGTCTACAGAGCTATTCATGATCTCACCCAGGAGGTTCTGGCAGATAAATTGCAGGTCACAAGGCAGACTATACACGCCATTGAAAGGGAAAAATACGATCCTTCCCTTGAACTTGCATTCAAACTATCGCAGTTGTTCAGGGTTCCAATTGAGGAACTATTCATTTATGATGAAAAGGAGTATGTTCTGGATACATAATATATATTTATATTTTTAACTTGTCAATAGTTGACGCTAAGGATCATTTCTCAGGCATAAACCTCATTAGTATATTCTATCAAATCAAAACATTTTAATGCAATATTTAATCTATATGGCCTGCACATTAAGATCTTTCCTTTATACTACATGAATACCCTAGATAGGACAATAATAACCGAATAAAATATATAATGTACTAGAATAATCACTACTGTGATGGAAGATTATGACCGAAATGGCAATAGATGAGCTGCTCAGGTGGATAATAAGTGTTGATAGGCGCCTTATTCTTCTGGAGTATATGAGAAAACATACGGTTGCTAATGCTTCTGACATCGCTCATGAGAATGATAGATCTATCCAGAACATTAGCCGTGCCTTAAAAGAATTAGAAGATATGGGTCTAATAGAATGTCTGACTCCGACAAAAACGACATGGAAAAAGTACATCCTCACCGACAAGGGAAAAATGGTAATGGATAAGATGGAAGGAAAATATATTTAGTAAATTTTCATCACTCACTTTCAACTTCCATCTCAAGAGCCTTGTATCCTTTCACAAGGTTAATATTAGCTCTTACAACCGAATTTTTAAATTCTGCTAATTCTGAAGAAGTGTTTTCCAGATTTTCTACAGTATGCTGTTCAGTTATAGCCATGCCATCAGGTACTACTTTTCCTTCAGGGACAATAATCTTTCTTACAGTAGCATTATGCATGACCAGACTATCATCACCGACAGTGCAGTCAAATACCACTGATCCAAAACCGACAAAACATCCTTCTCCTATGTAACATGGGCCGTGTACGATGCACCCATGAGCGAGGGAAGTGTTACTGTTTACAATGACCTGTGAATGGGAAAGAGCGTGTATGATTACATTATCCTGAACATTACAACCATCACCAATTATTATTGAAGAATCTGGTTCATCGGCTCTGATAATCGCATTATGTGCCACAAAGACATTATCGCCAATAGTGACATTTCCAATAATGATAGCTGTTTCAGATATCCATGCCTTTTTGCTGATCTTTGGTTTTTGCTTTTGTGGATTTTGGAATTGCATCTCACACCCCTCTTTTATTATTATATTTGGTTTTTAGCATGCAGTTCATTTTCAATGAATTAATATGAGAAAATATGAGAGTTTATTTAAATCTGTTGCTTGGAATAATGGCTAAAAAACAAACTTATATGAAAATCCAGCAGAATCCTCTAAAGGGCTCTGTAGAATACCTATTAAAATCAATATCCACAGCCAGAAAGAGTTGTTTTCTAAAGATACCTAGAGAAACATTTGAGAAAAATCTTAATTCTGTTTCTTGCTTGAATATCGAAGATTTCTACAGAGCTCAATTATATTTGTCAAAAAATGTGATTTTTACTAATTTTTAAGACATTTTATATTTTATGTAACTCTGTCCGTGAGCAAAATCTTTATCTCCCAGTATTTCAAATAATATTGAAATACCTATTGTTTGTTTTGTATTATACCAATATTAAATACAACAGGATGAATCAAAATGAAGTTGGAAATACTCGGAACTGGTTGCAAGAAATGTAAGATGACTAAGGAAATCGTAGACAAAGCAATTGCTGAAACCGGAGTAAAGGCTGAAGTTATAAAAGTAGAAGACTTAGAAACTATAATGTCTTATGGTGTAATGCTCACTCCTGCATTGGTAGTTGATGGGGATGTAAGAATAGCAGGAAAAGTACCATCCATCGATGATGTCAAGAAGTGGATTTTAAAATAAGTCTTTTGAATTGTAATGTAACTGAGCTTTTAGTACTTATCAGAAATGGGAGGGCAAATGACTAGTACTGTTCAAAAAATATTGATTGCAACTGATGGTTCTGATTATAGTAAAAATGCTATAATTCAGGGAATGGAACTTGCAATATTGGTAAATGCCAAAGTTTATGTTCTATATGTTCTTGACAAAAAAGCATATGCACCTCCTATATTGAAAACATCGATTTCTCTGGGTTCTAAATGGGATGTCATTGAAGAAACATTGCGTCAAGAAGGAGATGAAGCTATCCAATATGCCAAGAAGATTGCAGAGGATAAAGGAGTAGATATTGAAACTGTAATTTTGGAAGGGGCCCCTGCTCATACAATCCTTGAGTTTGCAGAACAGAGCAAAGTAAATCTTATAATTCTAGGAGCTCTTGGAAAGGGTAGATTCGAAAGATTTCTACTTGGCAGCGTAGCGGATAAAGTTGTAAAACATTCTAAAATCTCTGTTCTTTTGGTTACAGATCAAATCTTTAATTCTTAGATTCCATGTTATTAGATTTCACACCAAGATGAATGAATTATTAGAAGAAGTTGATTATAATGATTGATATCTTTTATCCTTTGCAATGGTTGGCAGATAAGCTTACCTATGATATTTTTGGCATTGTTCAAGGGACATCCCTTGCAAGTAGTGTAAATTTCATAATCTATGACGTAATGAAGATCTTTGTTCTCCTATGTTTCATGATATTTTTTGTAGCATATATTAGAACCTATGTTACACCAGAAAAAACAAGAAGGATACTTGGAGGCAAAAAAGGTGTTCAGTATAATCTGATAGCATCGTTGGTTGGAACTGTTACTCCTTTTTGTTCATGCTCTTCTGTTCCCCTCTTCATAGGTTTTCTGGAAGCGGGAGTGCCACTTGGAGTCACATTTTCTTTCCTCATCACCTCTCCTCTAGTAAATGAAGCAGCTGTTGCTGTGCTGTGGGCCACAATTGGAACTAAGGCAACAGTGATGTATGTAACTTCAGGAGTGGCGATTGGTGTTATTGGTGGATATTTGATAGGTTTGTTAAAAATGGAAAAGTATGTTGCAGATTTTGTCTATAAGATCCATTCCAAGCAAGTTGCAGAAACAAAAATGAACCGAAAGGAAAGATTTGATTACGCAGTAAATGAAGTAAAAGATATCGTTGGGAGAGTATGGATATACGTAATTATAGGTGTTACTTTAGGCGGTATTTTTCATGGGTATGCACCTGAAGGAATATTGGCAAAATATGCAGGTAAAGATAATCCTTTGGCGGTTCCAATAGCAGTTCTTATAGGAGTGCCCCTCTATTCAAATGTGATGGGAATGATTCCTATTATGGAAAGCTTAATAGGCAAAGGTTTACCAGTTGGAACGTCTCTTGCATTTCTAATGGGCGTAACTGCTCTTTCGCTTCCTGAAATGATTATACTTAAAAAAGTATTGAAAAAACAACTGATTGCGGTTTTCGTAACAATTGTGACAATTGCTATAATTTTTACGGGTTATTTATTCAATTACCTTATATAATAAATTGTTCAAATAAATTACACCATTCAATTCGAATTGATGGAGATATGATTCTTAGAAATCATCTGCTATCATTCTTTGTGATATGCCATTGTAAGCGTCTGATTCACAAAGGTGATAGCTTCTTCTTCAGAGTCCACCATCCTTATTATGACTTGCCCGTTCTGGAAAAAGTTCATCTATATTTTCCACTTTTCACCGCTACCATACCTAATTTATCGGAATACTTACCATCTAAATATTTAGCTATTAATGGAAGATCGTTTTCTTCATCCAGTTGTGCAAGAATCCTCTATTTTCATGGATCAGCTATGCACGGAAAGACCTTTTCGGTATGTTCAACTCTCATTTTGTTTCCTCGTTATATATAGCAGTGTTAAGTAGAAGGTACTTCAAGGATTATTGAAATACCTTTTCCTTTATCTAATTTGCTTTTCAGCACAAATATTTCATTGATATCTCAGTTGCAACAAGATCCGTCTTCCCCTCCGCAGCAACATTCCCTACTATCCATATCTTTACCTTTAAGAGCAGCACCTATCATTGCCCATGCACAACCTACACCACTCTGTACTTCGATTGCCTGAACAGGACAGTTTCGGGCACAAGCACCACATTCCATACAAGCAGATTGCTGCAAGAGTTCAACACGTTCTTTTCCTTCTCCAAAGACTCTATGAGGGCACACCTCTGTACATCGCAAACAGTTGATACACTTTTCAGGGTAGTATTGGAGAGTATTTTCACGATAAGAATTAAACATCAAATCACCTTCATCAATTTGATTACTCCTAATATAACTGAAAGTATTAGCCCGAAAACCGCCATCATTGCCATAATAGGTACATACCGATAGATCTCTTTTTTAACACCGGTCCTTGAAGTAAACGTGGTACACCCTGTAAAGTTAAGGGCTAAATACGCGGTCACAGTTGGCATCATTAAGAATAATATCACTGATATCAACACTTTCATTACAACAGATATTTCAGGGTTCAGATCAACGGATATTGCAAAGGGAATGTTCGCCAATGCTCCAAGAATAAGTCCTTTGGTGCTAAAATCATGTGTAGGAATGAATGGAAGCAGAGCAGGAAAAATTATAGTTCCTGTGATTACTGTAGTTATTCCTGCAAGGGCAACAAGAGGACCAGCAAGGAAAAATAGAATGGTTGTAGCGACGATTGTGGGAAGTAGTGCATGTCTAAACTCTACTGGTGTGAGTACCAGACGGTCTTTGAATGAAAAATGAACTCTACGCATTTCAGGTGTTGCAGTATGCGTTTTAAGGTATTCGGGAAGATCATTGGCGCGGACAGGGCCAAATTCGATCTTAAAACCAGACCTCCGTTGTACGTCATGAGCTGAGATTCCTGGAGCTCCAAGCTGTGGAAGTATTACAGTACGCTGGCGAACAATATTGGAAAGTCCTGACCACATAATGCGCTGTATCAGTTCTTCTGTCCCAAATGTACCTTTGCCCGCAGCACACCATACATTTATTCCCTTCGTATCCAGAACAAGAATATAACAATCAATTCCAGAAAGTGCTGAGCGCACGGCATCAAAGCTAAGAGTGTAATTTGCTGAAACAAAAACCAAAGAATCTGGAGTAGGATTCCCTAGTTTGTAAAGGCCAGGTTTTATAATATGTCCCATTCGATTTACACCTAGTCTTGCAAATACATGATCAAGCCTATTTTTGAGAGTTAGCTCACTTGTAGTCTTCAGAATTTCAGATGCCTGAATCTTGTTTGTCAGAGTTATAAATTGACTTTTATCTGACCGAGGCTCACACGCGCATGGAGAACTAGTATTTTTGTTACTGGCCATGGTCTGATCTCCTATTCAATCACCTTTGTGCATAAGGGGTTCAAGTACCTCTTTTACCATTCCATTTAGATTCTCTGCTCTGATAAGAGCCAGACAGCAGATGCCACCGTCTTTTTCCCAACTTATCAAAGCAAGTTTAGTTCCTGTCTTAATACCAGCTTTTTCACGAACATCTTTAGGAAGTACCATCTGTCCTCTTTCATCAATGCTAAGAATTGCTTCTACATTATATGCAGAACAGGGATTACACTCGCATACAGGTACGGAGTCATTAAGGTCATTCTCTTTATTGGATACTCTCTTTTTGTTCATTTTAATCCTCTTACTTACTAATAGGATCTTCCAGGGATTTATATTCTTCTGAAAAATCAGAATGAACTGAAAATTAGGTTTTTATTCATGTGAAACTAAAGTGATTTAATGAAGTAAAAAAGATATTCCAGATAAACTTCATAGTAAGTACAAAATCTAATTTTATATCTCTTATATCTCTCTAATAAACACCACTCTATGCTCGCCAGGGCCGTTATAATCACGGACAACAGTGATCTCATCAATAATTTCATTTCCAATAAGCTTCATTCCAATACTTTTATGGAAACCAATGGAATCCAGATTTGTGGGTTTCGTTATAGCCTTCATTTTTATGCAACCCTTTTTTCTTGCGCATTCGATAAAATGTTCATAGAGCAGCTGAGCTAAACCACATCTACGGTAGTCTTTTTTTACAGCCAATAAATGTGTGTAAGCTATTGGTTCTGTCTGAGAATAAAAGCCAAAAAGATAAGCGCATACTATTTCACGGTCCTTTATTACAAAAGCTGAATCTCCAAACTCATAGATCAAAGTAGGATGATGCAAGTGCAATGTTCTGTCACTACACCAAAAATCACTGATATTTTTAATTATCTGGTCAAAATCAGATTTAGTGCAATTTGATATTTCCATTTTATCATTTCCTTTAAAAACCTAAAAGTAAGCTGAATTATATTGAGAATATTTGATAGAAAAAGGTTGTTTCAATGTTTTAATGGCGCGTTTCTTCTCAAATAACCAAAAGGTATATATGTTAGGTGAAGCCTAACTAATCAAAAGGACTAGAACATGACTGATAGAAAAGAGCATTTGTATGTGGTTTTTGAAAATCTTTTAAAGATCAAAAATGGATGCTCTTGTGAGGTCTTCTCTGAATGTGGGTTATCGGATATTACTGTAAAACAGGTTGGATATCTGAAAACTATTGATGAGCATGGAGAAGTGACTTTTAGCGGGCTTGCTAAGATCACTAGGAACTCTAAACCCACTATTACGGAGATTATTAACAAATTTGTAAGAATGGAGTGTGTGTACAGAGATCGATGTCCTGACGATGGCAGGATCTATTATATCCGATTGACGGAAAAAGGCCAGATGATAGCCCGTTCCGAAATGCATGCTTTGTTGAAAATGATAGAAAAAATGGCTGATTCATTGGATGAGGATGAGATGGACACTCTTGTACAGATCTTAAGCAAGATGAAA encodes:
- a CDS encoding permease; its protein translation is MIDIFYPLQWLADKLTYDIFGIVQGTSLASSVNFIIYDVMKIFVLLCFMIFFVAYIRTYVTPEKTRRILGGKKGVQYNLIASLVGTVTPFCSCSSVPLFIGFLEAGVPLGVTFSFLITSPLVNEAAVAVLWATIGTKATVMYVTSGVAIGVIGGYLIGLLKMEKYVADFVYKIHSKQVAETKMNRKERFDYAVNEVKDIVGRVWIYVIIGVTLGGIFHGYAPEGILAKYAGKDNPLAVPIAVLIGVPLYSNVMGMIPIMESLIGKGLPVGTSLAFLMGVTALSLPEMIILKKVLKKQLIAVFVTIVTIAIIFTGYLFNYLI
- the hgcB gene encoding mercury methylation ferredoxin HgcB, with the translated sequence MFNSYRENTLQYYPEKCINCLRCTEVCPHRVFGEGKERVELLQQSACMECGACARNCPVQAIEVQSGVGCAWAMIGAALKGKDMDSRECCCGGEDGSCCN
- the hgcA gene encoding mercury methylation corrinoid protein HgcA — encoded protein: MASNKNTSSPCACEPRSDKSQFITLTNKIQASEILKTTSELTLKNRLDHVFARLGVNRMGHIIKPGLYKLGNPTPDSLVFVSANYTLSFDAVRSALSGIDCYILVLDTKGINVWCAAGKGTFGTEELIQRIMWSGLSNIVRQRTVILPQLGAPGISAHDVQRRSGFKIEFGPVRANDLPEYLKTHTATPEMRRVHFSFKDRLVLTPVEFRHALLPTIVATTILFFLAGPLVALAGITTVITGTIIFPALLPFIPTHDFSTKGLILGALANIPFAISVDLNPEISVVMKVLISVILFLMMPTVTAYLALNFTGCTTFTSRTGVKKEIYRYVPIMAMMAVFGLILSVILGVIKLMKVI
- a CDS encoding HgcAB-associated protein, whose protein sequence is MNKKRVSNKENDLNDSVPVCECNPCSAYNVEAILSIDERGQMVLPKDVREKAGIKTGTKLALISWEKDGGICCLALIRAENLNGMVKEVLEPLMHKGD
- a CDS encoding GNAT family N-acetyltransferase, coding for MEISNCTKSDFDQIIKNISDFWCSDRTLHLHHPTLIYEFGDSAFVIKDREIVCAYLFGFYSQTEPIAYTHLLAVKKDYRRCGLAQLLYEHFIECARKKGCIKMKAITKPTNLDSIGFHKSIGMKLIGNEIIDEITVVRDYNGPGEHRVVFIREI
- a CDS encoding MarR family winged helix-turn-helix transcriptional regulator produces the protein MTDRKEHLYVVFENLLKIKNGCSCEVFSECGLSDITVKQVGYLKTIDEHGEVTFSGLAKITRNSKPTITEIINKFVRMECVYRDRCPDDGRIYYIRLTEKGQMIARSEMHALLKMIEKMADSLDEDEMDTLVQILSKMK